The DNA window ACCACAGCCTTCCTGTTACATTGATcacctccctctcttctctttcaaccAGGAACAGATAATCAACACTGATACCCCAccactacacacacatacacacacaaccccAGACACACTCACTCTTTATCCATAGCCTCATTCTTGTTCTCCttttctccctgcctcccacccacacACTCCACACATCCTCTGCTGCGGTAGCCCTGGCCGTGCCCCAAGACTGCTACTCCTCTGGTTGGTCCACAATCAATACTCTGAAGGCGCAGAGTCCAACCTTGCCTCCAGAGCAAAGTACTCCTCCAGCCACTCTGTGCCTCCCAGCACCTGCCTCACCCAGACTTACCACCAGATCCCAAACAGAAAAGAATGGATCCCAGATCCCCAGGCTGCGGCAAGGCCAGCTGGATCGGTAGCCTTCTAATGAGAACACTCAACTGTGCTCAGTGAGCACCTACCGTGTCAGGAACTGTGTTAGATTCAGAGATGGTTGAAactgatcactcaccttgagacACTCACAGTGGAAGTGTTGCCCAACACTGGTTCACTTGCCTGACCCACAGTGAGGCCAGACAAACTTCAACATGGGAATTTGGGACAGAGAAAGGTTTACTATAAGGGCCATGCAAAGAGAGTGGGCGGCCCATAGTCAAAAGACCCAGTGGTCTTTTGATGGTTTGGGGAAAgagtttttaaaggcaaaataagTGGTGAAGTTTGTAGGGTGTGTGACTTTCTTCtaattggttggtggtgaggtaacaggtgacaccacccttatggcagaaagtgaagaggaactaaaaagcctcttgatgaaagtaacagaggagagtgaaaaagttggcttaaagcttaacattcagaaaacgaagatcatggcatctggtcccatcacttcatgggaaatagatggggaaacagtggaaacagtgtcaggctttattttggggggctccaaaatcactgcagatggtgactgcagccaggaaattaaaagacgcttactccttggaagaaaagttatgaccaacctagatagcatattgaaaagcagagacattactttgccgactaaggtccgtctagtcaaggctatggtttttcctgtggtcatgcatggatgtgagagttggactgtgaagaaagctgagcaccgaataattgatgcttttgaagtgtggtgttggagaagactcttgagggtcccttggactgcaaggagatccaacaagtccattctgaaggagatcagtcctgggtgttcattggaaggactgatgctgaagctgaaactccagtactttggccacctcatgcaaagagttgactcattggaaaagactctgatgctgggagggattgggggcaggaggagaagggaacgacagaggacgagatggctggatggcatcactgattctatggacatgagtctgggtgaaatccgggagttggtgatggacagggaggcctggcgtgctgcaattcacggggtcgcaaagagtcgacaagactgagcgactgaactgaactgaatgaactgaggtAACAGGGTGGTACTCCAGGAATTTTGTTGTCACTGTTGATCAGTACACAAGTCTGTACTGTACATGtttcagactctctgtgaccccatggactgtagcattccaggctcctctgtccatgggattttccagacaagaatactggagtgggttgccacttccttctccgggATATCTTCTCttttcagggatcgaacctgtgtctcctgcattgataggcagattctttaccactgagccaccagaaaaaccCTAGAGCTATTTACTAATCTTTTAGCTATTTCTCTTCTGCAAACCTACAATTACAATAGCctaatctttttatttcatttttgttgttcagtcactaagtcatgtttgactctttgcaaccccatggactttaaggTTGCTGCTGCGAGCCGTGTGCTATGCCGGGATTTGtgacctccagaggagaggatcTAATCCAGGGCCAAAGACCAGGCTTGACCACAGGAGCTTTTTGTGtaacagaattttattaaaatataagagagagagagaaaatttctaacatagacatcagaagggagcagaaagaatgcccccttgctagtttttagcaaggtaTTTTCTGTCTGTTAGCAAGCtcttaatcagataagagagacacctcaaggctgagggagttttACCAGGCCTGTCTCctacaatatgcatttttgagatagaacGGGACAAGGTGTATCATCCCTGGCCacaaaacaattgacatgaatactggtttgttgagccgttatcagcccaaggtttgagaaaagaaaacaaggttagtcttcagttcagttcagctgctcagtcgtgtccgactcttggcgaccccatggactgcagcacgccacgcttccctgtccatcacaaactcctgaagtttactcaaactcatgtctatcgagtcagtgatgccatccaaccatctcatcctctgtcgtccccttctcctcctgccttcaatctttcccaggatcagggtcttttcaaatgagttagttcttcacatcaggtggccaaagtattggagtttcagcttcaacatcagtccttccaatgaacactcaactcaggactggctggatttccttgctgtccaagggactctcaagagtcttctccaacaccacacttcaaaagcatcaattctttggggctcagctttgttcacagtccaaatctcacatccatacatgaccacaggaaaaaccatagccttgactagacggacctttgttggcaaaataatgtctctgctttttaatatgctgtctaggttggttataactttccttccaaggagtaagcgtcttttaatttcatggctgcaatcaccatctgcagtgattttggagccccagaaaataaagtctgacactgtttccactgtttccccatctattttccatgaagtgaaggttagtcttaggcagaaccattttgaagaaaggtaGATTCTAAGCAAATACATAATTTCATTACCATAGCTTAAGGAaaaatttccataagaaaaacatattggttagctcaaggcagAACCAGGTGTCATCAACACATAATTAAaagaagcctcttttaattttgtgtagagaaggaaaaaaacctcTGCCACTTGCACtttatttcctcctgctgcttgggGATCTCTGGCCTTTCTATCTGCTACCCTCtcagactgcagcaagccagggccTTCtgcactatctccctgagtttccttaaattcacatccactgagtcagagatgcttatctaactgtctcatcctcttcaGCCCCCTTCACCTTTTGTCTgcagtctttgttgttgttgtccagtcactcagtcctgttggactctttgcgaccccatgacagcagcacgccaggcttccctatcctccactgtctcccggagcttgctcaaactcatgttcattgagtcagtgatgccatccaaccacctcatcctctgcgatccccttttcctcctgccctcaatctttcccagcatcagggtcttttccaatgagttgactccttgcattaggtggccaaacttGTGCTCGGTCtaaagttaccatcctccacctagGTGGGGGCCTCAGTTCCGATAAAAAGTCTCAGATATATTGTTACtatatcccttgaggaggaaccaggactctgctTAATCATggaactattgtttcttgactgctcttCCTTTGTTTCTACATTCCTTTACTTCCCTAATTAGAAACTGTCTGAAACCGCCCTTTGAAACTTAGGGAAGGTAGTCTGCCATTTTCTCGGTAAgccagctttccaaataaagtcatcttCCTTACCTCAACATCTCGTGTTCCAGATTCATTGGTCTGTTGCACAATGcacagagtgagcttggacttggtaacaaagTAGGGGCTTCCTCAacagctcagcggtaaagaatctgcctgaaatgaagGACACACCAGTCAGCTCCCTGggatgggaaaatcccctgggggaggaagtggcaatccactccagtattcttgcctggagaatacccaaggatggaggaacttgggggctacagtccacagagtcagacacgactgagcatgcacacacttacaCAGCACATAAAGTACTATCCCATCatcctcaataaaatttatagcattaaaatttaaaacaaaaaagagttaACTGAGCAAAGTAGCATACACACGAACACATCTTACAGGTCTGCAGAAAATAGGAATTTATAGAAATGATACTTTGGTAAGGGAAGCAGGACATATCAGTGTGCAAAGCACTATGTGATACACGGAGATTAAATAAACCACAGTCTCTGCTCTGCTtgttgccaaaatcttggctctctGTGCACCAATGCCAAACATAAATATGGAGACAGttatggaggagaaagaaagaatggctGGCCACAAAAAAAACAGTGGGGTCTCAGGAAATGTGCCCCACTCCGGGGTGAGTAGGGAGAGGTTATATAGTTGGGCAAGGGTGTGTGATAAGGGTCTAGGCAGTAACAGTCTTGCATTCTTTCTTCTGCAAAGTTTCAAAAGAGTGAGGATGTATTCAGGGTCTTAGGTGGTTGGGGCTCCTAACCTTGAGCCTCTCTGGTccctttaatcttgcctcaggtGGTTTCCTGACTGTTCCTcccttgattagcaactgttctgctctttggaactcggagaaggtcatggaggctggagtttTGACTCTAAGAAATGGGGGACAAAAAGATCTccgtgcccaggagccccacaggcccAGCTTGACATCTTGCTCCCAGGCACAAAACATTATTAGCTAAATATAATGCAAACTGCAGGGAATACCAAGTGCCCtaagaagggagaaggaaagatgAATTTAACTCTGATCCAAAGTACAAAGATCACTGAGGGTGAGGTTGGGGAGTACTCTCTCTAGGGCTCTGTGGGGGTTGGGGATAGAGTAACTAAGAGTCAGAAAAATTCCAGGTGGGGCAAAAGTAGGAGTTCAGCCTTGagcagaaaggaaggaggaagcttGCGCAGGAATGTAGGGATCTGGGCACAAAAGTGGGTGGAACCAGTGGGCTCCGCcccatttcttcctccctcctcctccccctgtcCCAACCTACTTACTGCCGAGTGAGCTCAGACAGGTGTGGAAGTCCTAGCGCAGGTAAGAGGGCAGGAGGGTCGTGCCTTTGGGACTGGGGTGTAAGGAGGGCGTCTGGCCCCTTTCTAGAACCTGTGACTCCTTCCTGTGCAGAGTTCAGGGGACTCCTGGCAGGCTGCCTGGTTGCTGCTGTGTTGCAGAGCAAAGAAAAGGCTTCTCCCCACCAGCCTCAGAGCCCCTTTGGTAATAACTTCAGGCAGGACACTTGAAGTCTGAGTTTACTGAGTTAGGGCCCATAGAGGGTGGTGGACCCTGACAGACGTGGGACGGGGAGAGGTCAAGAATTAGTGGACCGAGGTCCCTCACTCAAGACCCTGGTCTGTAAGACACTCGGGCAGTTGTATCCTGTGTCTGTATACACTTTTCTCCCTCCGACTGGAGCATGGGCTGATTGGAGGAAATGGGAAGACGGGGGTCAAATAGGGTAAGGCTGAGGTCAGACTGAGGGCTTgggactggggaggtgggggggggggggtagattCAGAGCCAGCAAAAATAAGGGGCGTGGCCTGCCCATCACCTGGATTCCTGAGATGCCGGGAGCACGGAGAGGCCCCAGGCAGAGCCTGCCCGCTACTGGGACCTGGAAGGCATAGAAATGTGGAGCTGGAAGAGAAGtcacagggaagaaagaaaaaggaaggaactaGAGGTCAGAGCACAGCAAATACGCTTACACAGGGGCTGGGAGTCAGAACTCCTGGGCTGGTTTCCTGGCTGTTCCAAATATATCGATACCCCGGGATCATACTCCTAGGTGATCCTAGAGAAAACtccagagctgggggtgggaggacccTGCAGATCATTTCTTTGGGccttttattttgatttgatATAGAAAGAACAAAGCCAGACAGAGGTGTCTGATAGGCTTACTTTGAAATCTGACCCAGCCGTGATGCCAACTGCTAGTTTGGACACAACAGCTGTGTGTCTTTTtgcaggagcctggggaggggccATGGTGCCAGGCCagctgtgggggaaactggagAAGCCGCTTCTCTTCCTGTGCTGCACCTCCTTCCTCCTGGGGCTGGCTTTGCTGGGGATACGGCCGGACATCACCCCTGTGGCTTATTTCCTTCTCAGCTTGGGTGGCTTCTTTTTGTTGGGCTGCCTCCTGGCCTGTTTTTTGGAATGGGGGTCTCGATCAGTGCAGACCGAGAGCCCAGGGGCCTCCAGCAATGCACGGTGAGTTGAGGGGTGGGCAGGACTGGAAGAGTACACGTGGACCCAttcttcctttgtatttctggCCTCCAGGCATACAGATTCTGCTTTCCCTGCTCACTGATAGCAGGGAGTGGAGGGGTCTTTTGCTGATAgaagacagaaagggaaaaaaggctCCTTTTAGGAAGCCACTAATGGCCTtatttctccccccacccccactcagggACAACGAAGCCTTTGAGGTGCCAACCTATGTCGAAGCCACAGTGACGGAGCCACAGCCACAGCCGCACCCCCAAGAGCTGGACCAACCCCCCTCTTACAGCAGCATTGTAATCCCCCCAGGACTTGAGGAAGGACAGCCTAACCACCCAGAGGAGCCCAGGAGAGCCAGACTGGACAGGCGAGTGGGCTCAGAGGGGTCTGTGACCTCAGCAAGTCCTAGAAGACCTCCAGTCAGCCTGCGGCTTCGGTGGTCACGGGCTGCGTCCACTGTTCCTGATTTGCAGACCTTGTGGACAACCCCCAGATTGGAACCTCTGACTCCACCCCCTGCCTATGAAGTCAGCTGTGATCACTCTGATGATGATGTTTTCTATGGAAACAACTGGACACCCCCCTAAAGGACTTTCCGAGGATGTATCATCTTTCGGCACCAGACCCACTCATTCTTCAGACCATTGCTTCCCAGTGCCTGTCAGGTGTCAGGAACCGTGTCCCCACCTGGACATCACAAATGCAAACTTTGACCCAGAGAGGAGTCGGGCTGTGGTGAGCCCTGCCCGGTTTTGAGGTGGCCCATCCCAGAGATCCAGGTGGCAAAATTTGAGTCTTCAGGCAATATTCAGCAACCTACCCCATATCCAGAGTTAGACCGAGGACGAGATGAGGAAGTGATCCAGAGAAtctagggaaagaagaaaagaaacaatatctGAGTGACATTCTGATGCTTCTGTTCCAGGTGCTTTGGCTCTATTTTAGATAACAAAAATGAGGGGTTATTgccctcatttgtgaaatgagggCCCTaatggtcagaaaaaaaaaaaaagataattttcacAGGAGCACTCTGCTAGTAAATGACACAAAATCTTGAACTTTGCTCTTCAGATCTCATTGcctctatcttttcttttttcttactctcttttttttgagttgttttatttgggacaaaatgagAAGTATAGCCCAGGAGATACCATTTCAAAtagttctgagaaactgctccaaagaggtagggggagaaggtcagtatatatatgatttaaaaaaaaaaaaaaagtttgaggataattgcttaacaatgttgtgttggtttctgccatacaacgtgAATTAGTCCTAAGCATAGATATATCCCTTCTTGTCTTGAGCCTCCATCCgccccctctaggttgtcacagagcaccacacagcaacttcccactagctgtttaCTTTACACAAGATAATGTATGTAtttcagtgctactttctcagttaatcccatcctccccttcccctgctgtgcTGCTCACAAattcattctctacatctgtctctgttcctgccctacaaatacgttcatcagtaccatttttctagattatgtgtatatatatgtatatacacacacacatacattagtatgggcttcccaggtggcactagtgataaagaacctgcctgccaacgaagggagacacaagagatgcaggttcaatctctgggtcgggaagattcccctggaggaaggcatgacaacccactgcggtatccttgcctggagaatcccatggacgggagcctggcaggctacagtccatagaattgcaaagtcagacacgactgaaactacTTAGCGTGCACAAACATCCATTAATGtacagtatttttctctttctgatttacttcactctgtgtaaca is part of the Ovis aries strain OAR_USU_Benz2616 breed Rambouillet chromosome 4, ARS-UI_Ramb_v3.0, whole genome shotgun sequence genome and encodes:
- the TMEM139 gene encoding transmembrane protein 139 isoform X1 — its product is MPTASLDTTAVCLFAGAWGGAMVPGQLWGKLEKPLLFLCCTSFLLGLALLGIRPDITPVAYFLLSLGGFFLLGCLLACFLEWGSRSVQTESPGASSNARDNEAFEVPTYVEATVTEPQPQPHPQELDQPPSYSSIVIPPGLEEGQPNHPEEPRRARLDRRVGSEGSVTSASPRRPPVSLRLRWSRAASTVPDLQTLWTTPRLEPLTPPPAYEVSCDHSDDDVFYGNNWTPP
- the TMEM139 gene encoding transmembrane protein 139 isoform X2, coding for MVPGQLWGKLEKPLLFLCCTSFLLGLALLGIRPDITPVAYFLLSLGGFFLLGCLLACFLEWGSRSVQTESPGASSNARDNEAFEVPTYVEATVTEPQPQPHPQELDQPPSYSSIVIPPGLEEGQPNHPEEPRRARLDRRVGSEGSVTSASPRRPPVSLRLRWSRAASTVPDLQTLWTTPRLEPLTPPPAYEVSCDHSDDDVFYGNNWTPP